The Roseibium sp. Sym1 nucleotide sequence CGGTCGCATTTCAGGAGTTGGGTGTAGAAGAACTTCCAGATGGGGGCCTTTTCGATATCGATATCGAAGCGACGGTAACGATTGGCAAGATATTCGAAAACACCCTGGAAATAGTTCACACCGTCACATTCCAGGATCTTGTTTTTCCAATCGATTTTCCACTCGTTCTTCAACGTCCGGTCATAATACGGCTCATTGAAAAGCGTTGTGTAATCGTAGCTGACAATGCCGTGGTACTTGTCGATCTCGGCGACACCGGTGGGGTCCTTCGGCAATATGCCGGTCCCAAGATAAATGGTCGCATACCCCCGCTTGCGCAGTTCGCCCATGACCGGAACACCCATCGCCATTGTGTTCTGCGCATCATAAGGCAGAACGAACACGACGCCCTTGGGGTTTTGGGGTTGCGGACAGGTCGACAGCAGATCAGCGCAGGATTTGTAGAATTTCTTTCTCGCGTGATCCTGGCTCAGGTCGTTCATCTGCTTGAAAAACGACGGATTGTCCGCGCGTTTGAAAAAATTGGTTCTGATCAGAAGTTCGCCGTTCTCGAGCTGCGCAAGGCCTTCCGACATGCGCCCGTCTGCAAAAAGATGATCGCTGAACATGCGCGTGACATGCACATTTGGAAGAAACCCGGTCTGGGCCGAGGCTACCCTTTTCTCGACTTCATCCCCACGACGCAGGCGGGCATAGACCCGGATCAGGTCCTGCTGAATGGTCGTGTTCGACTTGAACCTCTTCTGGGCGATCTTGACCACTTCCTGAAGGAAGTCGCAAGCCAGTGCGGACGTGGGAGAATTCGACACCGACAACTGCTCGAGAGCCTTGATGTATCCACTCATCAATTTGGCAACCCCTGAATAGAGGAAAGCGGTTTCGACCCTTGACGGACCTCCGGTCAGATGCTTTTCAAGTCGCTTTTCCAGCTCATAAAAGCGTTCGGACCGTATGGCCTTGCAATCGTAGCCCACGGCGATGAACGACATCAGATTTGCCCAGTAGACCGGGTCAAGCTTTCTGGCCAGCCCCTGACGCTGGAACTCCTTCGCGGTGTGCTCGGCGAGATCAACCATGATCCGCTGCCGACCGGACATGTGCGCTTCGGTGATGATCTCATTGTTGTTCAGGAGATTGAGAAGCGACACGTGAAACATGATCGCATTCTTGTTGCACCGGACCATGAGCGTCACAAGACTCTCGGGGATATCGAAATCTTCGCGATGCAGCAGCTTGATGGTCGAACGCGAAAGCGAACGGGCGGCGATACGCTCTGCGCTCCAAAGCTTGCTCCAATTCCCGAAGATCGCAGTCAGGCATTGAGCGATTGCAACGCGGCTCCCGTGATCCAAGCAGGCTCGTCCAAAGGACGAAAGCAGTTGGTCGAGTTCGTAAAGACAGTTCAGAACCCGCTCGAGGCCTTTCAAATTCTTGACCGAAGGGTTTTCCCTTATGTCACGAACCCTCTGTTCGACGTGCGCATTGGCGATTTTCTGTATTTCGTAAAATTTGCCCAACTGAAAATGAGAATAGAGAATCAATGGCAAGTACCGGTCAAACGCTGACCTGTCGTCAACGGAAGACAGGCTTTGGAGAAGGTCGTCGTAGTCTTCGTTCAAATATTGAAGAACGGCCTTTGAGTGCACCGCGCCCGGAACAATATTGACCCCCGGATTATAGAGCACCAAATGGGTTGCCAATTCGACGGCCTGGTCGAGATAACCGGTCCTTCCAAGAAGAATGACCCGCTCGGACCAGGCCCCTACCGCGTGCTCGCCGACAAACTGGCGGACATCCTCAAGAGGCTGGAAGCTGTTGAGTTCTTCCAGCCGCGACAACATGGATTCGAGGGCAACAAATTCCTGGGTGGCGCAATCGAAAATATGGGTTTCCGGTTTCAGCATCTGCGTTGCAAACGCAGCTTGGCAAAGATTTGTTTCTGCGTTTTTCCAAGTCGGCCTGTCTGTGTCGTCCGAGACACAGCCGATCTCTTCACAAAGATTCACGACAGGTTTTCCGTGCAGCATGGCTTCCGCACAGATGTGCGGATTGTCGCTGTAGACGGTTCCGACGTCGGCGAACAGCGCACTTGCCGGCACGTTTTTGATAAGAAGGTGGTTGGCCTCCTTTGCGTAACCGAAATTCCCCAGCCGGCTTTTTACCTCCCAGTTGCTGAAGAGGAGAAAGACGAGTTTCCGATCGCCGTGCCTGGCATTCAGCTCGTTGGCAATCTTGATGCGTCTTTTCCTGGTGGAACCTTTCTGACCACAACTGCTCAGGACAACGAGATCCGTGTTTTCGTCCAGCGGCAGAATTTCGGAAAGTACCCCCCGGTAACAATCCGCATGAGAGCGCGCCAAGCCGGAGGTCAGTGAAACACGCCGCCTCACAAGCTCTTTCAACCTGGAGGATGTCTCCTCTTCCCTTGCCGCGAGGCTCTCACCCTCGGAGCCGCCTTCGTGGTTCGCTCTCGCTGATTGGCCGGAATTCAGGAATGTGCGCACATCAGTATTCTGTGGCACGAGGGCAACCTGCCCTGACCAGAAATCAACCGGAGAACAGTACTCAAAATGTCTGATGTGGTCGTTCAGGGGCGACCAGAAAGCGATATGAACAAGGGCTCCCCGGGACCTAAGCTCCTCGAGTTCATCACAGAGCGAGCCTGCAACCGTCTCGCTGACAATGACATTGCCAACGTTCTCATAGGGAGCGCGGGTTTTCGACGTCAGAAAATCGCACTTGTCGCAGAACTCCGCGACGCCGCCAATGCCGGCGAGCTGACTGAAGCAACGCCCCAGGTTGTTCGGCAGTGCGATGCAAAGGAGATCGTTGCGTCCCAGATGAGGCAGTTGATCGAAAGAGGCCGTATCAAGCTCCCGTTTTCGTAGCCTCTGTAAACTGTCCAAAACCTTTGAATACTGCACTTCGACTCTCCGAGAAAAAACTTTCTGCAGTTCTCTCCATCTCACAGCGACCACAAAATTTCCGCCGGCTGCAAGCCGCCCCCCCTTGTCCAGCTTTTGATGGAAATTGCAAGCCTTGCGGCGAGAGCAAAGCGGCAACCGCAGCGAGGCGTCAAAGGGAATAACACGCGGCTCCACACCTTGTTTCAAAGACTTTTCATCAACCCCGAGACAGCCTTCACGCGCTGTCATGTCGCAACCGGCAAAGGCTACGCCGGAAAACGCCGCCGGCACTCGCGCTGCGCGGGCATCAGTCCGTCAACCGCCCGCGATCAGCGCAGCCATCCGGCTGCCTTTCAGGTTCCCAAGCACCAACGAGGCGTTAAATGCTATCGCCGGCGGCAAAAAAAACGGAGGCAGAATCTGCCCAAAAACCGAATCTCCAGCCATGTTGGAGACGTTTGGACCGTCGTGCAACATTGCGCAAAATGCCCAGGGTCGGGACCATTTAAAACAAGATCGACCGATCTGACGGTTTTGTCTGTTGACAACGTGGCTTATGCGGCGGTCAAGCCCGAAACCAATTCGTCCGACGGCCTGTTCCTGGCGCCCCGGCCGCATATTGACGCAACGTTATCCGGCCGGACGGGAATTGTCCCGTGAATTTAACTTCCAAACAACACTATATCGAGACACTAGCAAAATAGCGGAATGTTGTGATGTGAGTGTGTTTTCAGGAACCATGGTCTGCGGTATTTTTGGCGTCGCAGTCCCGATAATCGAGAGTGCCAATACAAAACAAAACTCGAGAGTTGACTTAATGTGCACACTTTGCGACGCGACCGGCCGTACCAGGGACCTGCCCGTCGTCGCGGGCTTTTCCTGCAGTCAGGCGGATGCGACTGACAACACGGCTGTGGCGGCATCGACCCCCGTCTACAACAACGACCAGATCGCGCTTCAGCTTACTGACGGCTTCTGGTCATACTTTTCCTCTGGCCCGCGCTCCTTCAACGTTTCAACCGGCGGCACGATTTCCGTTAATATCTCTGCGCTTCCCTCTGCGGCCCAAACGCTGGCTCGCTATGCGCTTGAGCTCTGGTCGGACGCAACGGGACTGAATTTCTCGTATACCAACGGCGGCGCCCAGATCGAATTCGGCGACTCGGATGCAAACAGTGCCTACAGCTGGTCCAACCTCAACGGGTCAAACACAACCTACAGCTACGTCAATGTGGGCACCAACTGGATCGGCTATTACGGCACAAGCCTGAACAGTTATTCATTCCAGACCTACATTCACGAAATCGGTCATGCTCTTGGGCTTGGACACGCCGGCAACTACAACGGTTCCGCGACCTACGGCACCGACAATCACTATGCCAACGATTCCTGGCAAGCCTCGGTGATGTCGTATTTCAGTCAAAACGAAAACACCTATATCGATGCCAGCTACGTCTATGCGATATCTCCGCAAATCGCGGATGTGATTGCCATCAGAAACCTTTACGGCACTTCGAGCACAACGAGAACCGGCAATACGGTTTACGGCGACGGAGCCAACTCCGGCGACGTGATGCAGCAAATCAGTTCGATGAACAGCTACATTAGCTACACGATTGTCGACGATGGCGGCACGGACACGCTCAACTACAGCACCTATGGTGGCGATCAATCGATCGACTTGAACGCAGAAGGCATTTCCAGCGTTCGCGGTTACACGGGCAACCTGATCATTTCCCGCGGGACGGTCATTGAGAACGCGGTATCCGGCAGTGGCAACGACACGCTGACCGGCAATGGCTACGCCAATCTGCTGTCCGGGGGAAACGGAAATGACATCCTTTACGGCAACGGTGGCAACGACCAGCTGCGCGGCGGATCGGGATCCGACACGCTGAACGGCGGTGGCGGCGATGATACCGCCGACTACAGCCAGTCCAACGGCAGGATCCTGTTGAACCTCGGCGACGGCATTTCCGAGAGCGGCGGGCATGCGCAAGGAGACACGCTGACCAGCATCGAGCATGTCGATGGCTCCAACTACAATGACATCATTGTCGGCGACGCAAACGCCAATACGCTCGACGGCCGGTCCGGCAATGACATGCTCTATGGCCAAGCCGGCAACGACACGCTGCTTGGCAACAGCGGAAACGACATCCTGAGGGGGGGCGCATCGTCGGACCGCTTGGATGGTGGTTCCGGCTTCGACATTGCCGACTATCTCAACGCGGCCGGAAGTGTCTTTATCAATCTGAGCAGCAGCAGGGTTGAGGCCGGCAGCGACGCCGCAGGCGACAAGCTGATAAGCATCGAGGGCGTTTACGGATCTCACCACGATGACGTCATTACCGGGTCTTCAGCGTCCAACACGATTGAGGGGGCCGGCGGAAATGACATGCTCTATGGCTGGTACGGCAACGACACGCTGCGGGGCGGTGCAGGTGACGACTTCCTGCGTGGCGGCGCCGGCAGCGACAGACTGGAAGGCGGCGACGGCTATGATATTGCCGACTACGCCCAGTCCACAAGCAGCGTCACGATCCACTTGAGCGACAACAAGGTCGAAAACGGTGGCTGGGCGCAAGGCGACAAGCTTGTCAGCATCGAGGGTGCCAACGGCTCCGACTTCAACGACATGTTTTATGGCGATTCCGGCTCGAATACCTTCTCAGGCGGTGCTGGCAACGACACGTTGCGCGGTCTGGGCGGCAATGACTACCTTGTCGGAGGAGCGTCGTCCGACCGGCTCGACGGCGGCTCGGGTTACGACTATGCCGACTATTCCTCTTCCTCGTCCGCAGTCACCGTCGACCTCGGTGACGGCCGAGTTGAAAGTGGCGGCGATGCGCAGGGAGACCGGCTGATCAGCATAGAAGCCGTCTTCGGGTCAGCCTTCGATGACACGCTCATCGGTTCCGACAGCAGCAATGTGCTGGAAGGGCGAGACGGCAATGACACCCTCACCGGCCTGGGCGGCAACGACACTTTGCGCGGCGGAAACGGCAACGATATCCTGTCAGGGGGCAGTTCCTCGGACCGATTGGAAGGTGGTGACGGATCAGACACTGCCGACTACAGTACCTCCGGATCGGCGGTCAATGTCGACATCAGCGACTCGACGGTGGAGAGCGGAGGCGATGCGCAGGGCGACCGTCTGATCGATGTGGAAAACCTGACAGGCAGCGCCTATGCGGACACGCTGACTGGTGACAGCGGGTCCAACGTTCTTGCCGGAGGCCTTGGCAACGACATTCTGACCGGTGGCGACGGGTCGGATACGTTTGTCTTCAACGAAACAGGTGATCTCGACACGATTACAGACTTCGAAGACACCATAGACGTGATTGAAATCTCCGCCGGCGCCGCTTCTTTCGGCGATCTGACCATCTCCGACAATGGCGGGAATGCCCTGATAAGCTATTCCGGCGGTGCAATCGAGCTGGAGAATTTCAATTTTGCACTCTTGACGGCAGATGATTTCAATTTCGTCTGAATTGAAAAAGCATGTTCGCCCAGTTGGACGTCCACTGATCAGGCAAGCAAACCCCTTGAATCTGCAATTCGCCTGGTCGCTGGACGCCTCTCTGCAATCGAAATCCAGGCAGAACGCATTCTCGCACTTGCATGTGCCTTCTTGCCTGCATATTAAGCCCGACCATTCCTGTTTCTGACTGTATTGCCCTGCCCGGACTTTCCCATGCCGCCAATTGTCCCGTGGCCTGTTGCGTTTGAGAGGTTATCGCCATGAAACAAACCATCGGACTCGATTTCGGCACCTCCAACACGGTCGCGGTCATGGCGGAGGGACAGGGGACGACGGTGCCGGTCACCTTTGCCGACGGTGCCGACAGTTTCACCTCGCTGCCGACGGTCCTGAGTTTCCTGGACCGGGGGGCGGCGAAAGCGCTCAATGCGGAAGTCGGGCCCTGGGCGATCCGGCAGTTCCTGGAGAGCCTTGGCGACGTGCGTTTCATACAGTCTCTGAAGACCTTCGCGGCGAGCCGTGTGTTCCAGGGTACGGGCGTCTTCGGCGTGCGCTTCGAGTTCGAGGACCTGATGGCGACCTTCCTGTCGCTTGCCTTCGAGCGCGCCGGCACCACCTTCGACCCGGCGTCCACCCGCCTCGTCGTCGGCCGACCGGTGGAATTTGCCGGACACAATCCGGACGAGGACCTGGCGATGGAGCGGTATCGCAAGGCGTTTTACAAGGTCGGCTTTGAGGACATTCTCTTCGTGATGGAACCGGTCGGCGCGGCCTTTTCCTTTGCCCAGTCACTGGACAAGGACACCACCATCCTGGTTGCCGATCTCGGCGGCGGCACCACCGACTATTCACTGATGCGCTTTGAAACACAGGCCGGGCATCTGACGGCGACACCGCTCGGACGCGGCGGCATCGGCATTGCCGGCGACACGCTCGACTACCGCATCATCGACAATGTCATCCTGCCGAAACTCGGCAAGGGGTCGAGCTACAAGAGCATGGGCAAGGTGCTGGAGATGCCGCCCAACCTGTTTTCCAATTTCGCCCGCTGGCACATGCTGTCGATCTTCAAGACCTCCGACGATTTCAAGGAGATGAAGAAGCTGCTGCGCTTCTGCGTGGAACCGGAGAAGATCGAACTGTTCATCGACCTTGTCGACGAGGACCAGGGCTACCCGCTCTACAAGTCCGTGTCGGAGACCAAGGCCCGGCTGTCCACCGAAGACGAGACCGAGCTGACCTTCGCGCCGCTCGGTGCCGACTTCCGGGCCGACGTCAAGCGCGCGGATTTCGAGCACTGGATAGCCCAGGACCTGCAAAAGATGGACAAGGCGCTCAGCGCCACGCTTGAAAAGTCGAACCAGACGGAAGCCGATATCGACCGGGTGTTCATGACCGGCGGCACCTCCTTCGTTCCGGCCGTCCGGTCGATGTTCGCCGAGCGCTTCGGCCGGGAAAAGATATCCGGCGGCAATGAGTTGACTTCCGTTGCCAACGGCCTGGCCCTTATCGGCGCCCGGAAGGACGCAAGCGACTGGGCCCTGGCCGCCTGACAGGTTTTCAAAAGCCCGGCGGCACCCGCAGTCTCAGCGACACCTGCGCTGTGTTTCCCGCCGCGATCCCTTCCTTTTTGCGCACCGCAGCCTTGACCGGCAGCAGGTACGAGCCCGACGCCTTGTCGGGCCAGATTGTCGTGTCCCAGGAAGAGCCACCGATCCGGACGCTGACCTTGATCATGCCCCAGGCCCGGCCCTTTTTACCGCCTGCATAAAAACGGATCTGGTCGGCGCAGTCCGCCGGCAGGGTGATGAAGGTCCAGCCACCCTGCCCCCGGTGCAGCCACAGTTCGCCTACAAACTCCATCTGGTCCAGCAAGGACGACCTCCGATCAAACAGGTTTCGGGCCGCACCGGCGGCCCGCATTCCCTTGACCGGGCCGGACCGTGTCAGTCAACCAGATTGACGTCGGCCATCAGGTCTCCTGCCGTCTCCTGAAGGGCCTCGCTCAAATCGGCCGGATCGAGGTCCACGGGCAGACGCAGGTCGGCGGAAGCCTTGAACAGGGCCTCGCCCTGCATTGAACCGGAGGCCACTTCGGTTTCCAGATGCTCGATGCTGACGCCCTTTTCGCTGAGCACACGGGTGATATCGCGCAGGATGCCCGGGTGGTCCTGGGAAACCACGTCGAGATGGGCCGACGCACCCGTCGGCAGATCCGTGCCTTCCTGGTCGGAACGCAGGGTGATGTCGATGCCGTCGGAGGAAAGAGCCCGAAGCTGCGAGACGAGCTCGTCGGAATGCATGCCGTCGATCGCGATTCGCACGATGCCGGCAAATTCGCCGCCAAGGCGGGCCATCGAACTCTCGATCCAGTTGCCCCCCGTGCCGGCGATGATCTCGGCCATGCGCTCGACAAGTCCCGGGCGGTCCTTGGCAATGACCGTAAAAACGAGATGGGTTTGCATGGTGCCTCGCTCCAGCTTTGACGACAGAGGGTTTACTAGACAATTACAACGTGCTGAAAACAAGACTGTAAATTCTGATGCCACGCTGTGGCGAAGACGTCGGCAAGCCGTCATGATACCGACATCGCAAGGGTCTTCCCATTCCCCGCCGCTAGGCATCCTCCCGGCCGAGCCGCAACACCAGGTTGAAAATGCAGCACATGGAACAACGCCGCGTAGACAGGTTCTGGCTCAAGCTGATCGAGCGGCCGGCAGTGTTTCTGGCGCTGGTCGTCCTGGGCCTGGGCATGCTGCCGGTGGCCGTCTGGCTG carries:
- a CDS encoding Hsp70 family protein — its product is MKQTIGLDFGTSNTVAVMAEGQGTTVPVTFADGADSFTSLPTVLSFLDRGAAKALNAEVGPWAIRQFLESLGDVRFIQSLKTFAASRVFQGTGVFGVRFEFEDLMATFLSLAFERAGTTFDPASTRLVVGRPVEFAGHNPDEDLAMERYRKAFYKVGFEDILFVMEPVGAAFSFAQSLDKDTTILVADLGGGTTDYSLMRFETQAGHLTATPLGRGGIGIAGDTLDYRIIDNVILPKLGKGSSYKSMGKVLEMPPNLFSNFARWHMLSIFKTSDDFKEMKKLLRFCVEPEKIELFIDLVDEDQGYPLYKSVSETKARLSTEDETELTFAPLGADFRADVKRADFEHWIAQDLQKMDKALSATLEKSNQTEADIDRVFMTGGTSFVPAVRSMFAERFGREKISGGNELTSVANGLALIGARKDASDWALAA
- a CDS encoding glycine cleavage system protein R, with the protein product MQTHLVFTVIAKDRPGLVERMAEIIAGTGGNWIESSMARLGGEFAGIVRIAIDGMHSDELVSQLRALSSDGIDITLRSDQEGTDLPTGASAHLDVVSQDHPGILRDITRVLSEKGVSIEHLETEVASGSMQGEALFKASADLRLPVDLDPADLSEALQETAGDLMADVNLVD
- a CDS encoding M10 family metallopeptidase, whose product is MCTLCDATGRTRDLPVVAGFSCSQADATDNTAVAASTPVYNNDQIALQLTDGFWSYFSSGPRSFNVSTGGTISVNISALPSAAQTLARYALELWSDATGLNFSYTNGGAQIEFGDSDANSAYSWSNLNGSNTTYSYVNVGTNWIGYYGTSLNSYSFQTYIHEIGHALGLGHAGNYNGSATYGTDNHYANDSWQASVMSYFSQNENTYIDASYVYAISPQIADVIAIRNLYGTSSTTRTGNTVYGDGANSGDVMQQISSMNSYISYTIVDDGGTDTLNYSTYGGDQSIDLNAEGISSVRGYTGNLIISRGTVIENAVSGSGNDTLTGNGYANLLSGGNGNDILYGNGGNDQLRGGSGSDTLNGGGGDDTADYSQSNGRILLNLGDGISESGGHAQGDTLTSIEHVDGSNYNDIIVGDANANTLDGRSGNDMLYGQAGNDTLLGNSGNDILRGGASSDRLDGGSGFDIADYLNAAGSVFINLSSSRVEAGSDAAGDKLISIEGVYGSHHDDVITGSSASNTIEGAGGNDMLYGWYGNDTLRGGAGDDFLRGGAGSDRLEGGDGYDIADYAQSTSSVTIHLSDNKVENGGWAQGDKLVSIEGANGSDFNDMFYGDSGSNTFSGGAGNDTLRGLGGNDYLVGGASSDRLDGGSGYDYADYSSSSSAVTVDLGDGRVESGGDAQGDRLISIEAVFGSAFDDTLIGSDSSNVLEGRDGNDTLTGLGGNDTLRGGNGNDILSGGSSSDRLEGGDGSDTADYSTSGSAVNVDISDSTVESGGDAQGDRLIDVENLTGSAYADTLTGDSGSNVLAGGLGNDILTGGDGSDTFVFNETGDLDTITDFEDTIDVIEISAGAASFGDLTISDNGGNALISYSGGAIELENFNFALLTADDFNFV
- a CDS encoding DUF1905 domain-containing protein, which codes for MLDQMEFVGELWLHRGQGGWTFITLPADCADQIRFYAGGKKGRAWGMIKVSVRIGGSSWDTTIWPDKASGSYLLPVKAAVRKKEGIAAGNTAQVSLRLRVPPGF